In Brevibacterium zhoupengii, the following are encoded in one genomic region:
- a CDS encoding Asp23/Gls24 family envelope stress response protein, whose product MASSRGGLTIADRVIEKTASQILKALPGIGGTKSGLFGLGSSADLGSRPSVDVTLSGRSCTLDVELGLQYPSPITEATESVRRRLSTDVEALTGVAVHQVDITVKWLKPNASGSGQTVRNLQ is encoded by the coding sequence GTGGCTTCATCACGTGGTGGCCTCACGATCGCGGACCGGGTCATCGAGAAGACGGCCTCCCAGATCCTCAAGGCTCTGCCCGGAATCGGGGGGACGAAATCGGGCCTGTTCGGACTCGGCTCGAGCGCCGATCTCGGTTCCCGGCCCAGTGTGGACGTGACGCTCTCGGGTCGAAGCTGCACCCTCGACGTCGAACTCGGACTGCAGTACCCCTCCCCCATCACTGAGGCGACCGAATCGGTGCGTCGTCGCCTCAGCACCGATGTCGAAGCCCTCACCGGGGTCGCCGTCCATCAGGTCGACATCACCGTGAAATGGCTCAAGCCCAATGCATCAGGATCCGGACAGACAGTGAGGAATCTGCAATGA
- a CDS encoding Asp23/Gls24 family envelope stress response protein, which yields MPEVKQSSGSQQITTDDSVRSPLVTDMGNTTIAENVVAKLSGIAAREVPGVYSMGTAARRAFDTLTDRIPGSQTNVSGGVSVEKGEKQTAIDLTIVVEYGTSIVDVAEAIRRNVIRAVEQGTGLQVVEVNIEVTDVHLPGDEDDQQSSNDTVELN from the coding sequence ATGCCTGAAGTCAAGCAGTCCAGCGGTTCCCAGCAGATCACGACCGACGATTCGGTGCGCAGCCCTCTCGTGACCGACATGGGCAACACCACGATCGCCGAGAACGTCGTCGCCAAACTCTCCGGCATCGCCGCACGTGAGGTCCCCGGCGTCTACAGCATGGGCACCGCCGCACGCCGTGCCTTCGACACCCTCACCGACCGCATCCCCGGCTCACAGACCAACGTCTCCGGCGGTGTCTCCGTCGAGAAGGGTGAGAAGCAGACCGCGATCGACCTCACCATCGTCGTCGAGTACGGAACATCGATCGTCGATGTCGCCGAGGCGATTCGCCGCAACGTCATCCGTGCCGTCGAACAGGGCACCGGGCTGCAGGTCGTCGAGGTCAACATCGAGGTCACCGACGTCCATCTCCCCGGCGATGAGGATGACCAGCAGAGCTCGAACGACACCGTCGAACTCAACTGA